The following are encoded together in the Drosophila biarmipes strain raj3 chromosome 3L, RU_DBia_V1.1, whole genome shotgun sequence genome:
- the LOC108030797 gene encoding uncharacterized protein LOC108030797, with amino-acid sequence MRASFLISRRQPWMGQLLLMARNKALTLLLKLYRRTPIFRPRHLPGRNRTQNAEGSVNVCLPGRLSAKNSVFGGLVRLDLLEENTLEPDSDVELVADEDVFLDLQGLRRQGNFEMAVMAGGQLEVDSEEDGECDDYDCDGYVRFVAYEECEGEDDRLRDRIAGGLGQVKAAGAGAAVATSKGLQPGSGSRRAPPSKQVRA; translated from the coding sequence ATGCGAGCCTCTTTTCTGATCAGCCGGAGACAGCCGTGGATGGGCCAGCTGCTTCTCATGGCCAGGAACAAGGCCCTCACCCTCCTCCTGAAGCTCTACAGGCGCACTCCGATCTTCAGGCCCCGCCACCTGCCGGGAAGGAATCGGACCCAGAACGCCGAGGGTTCGGTCAATGTCTGCCTTCCGGGTCGCCTATCGGCCAAGAACTCTGTCTTCGGCGGGCTTGTGCGACTGGATCTGTTGGAGGAGAACACCCTCGAGCCGGACAGCGACGTGGAGCTCGTGGCGGATGAGGACGTTTTTCTTGACCTGCAGGGCCTGCGGCGGCAGGGCAACTTTGAGATGGCTGTGATGGCTGGTGGACAGCTGGAAGTGGACTCCGAAGAAGACGGGGAATGCGACGACTACGACTGCGACGGATACGTGCGGTTCGTGGCGTACGAGGAGTGCGAGGGGGAGGATGATCGGTTGCGGGATAGGATTGCGGGAGGCCTGGGGCAGGTGAAGGCTGCCGGAGCTGGAGCCGCCGTCGCCACTTCGAAGGGCCTTCAGCCGGGTTCCGGCTCCCGACGGGCTCCCCCGTCTAAGCAGGTCCGCGCCTGA
- the LOC108030798 gene encoding uncharacterized protein LOC108030798 encodes MSKSKSGIFGPSHGGCQQKAQVPRTASVGGTDPHVADLSLCGKPSFLVCRGRKSPGLTEVGSLTDLRQPHSPNLQHTALKVQGIMKHQQNIIELVDDSNRNMADRRGSRTGDDYES; translated from the coding sequence ATGAGTAAATCGAAGTCTGGAATTTTCGGCCCCTCGCACGGGGGTTGTCAGCAGAAAGCCCAAGTGCCGAGGACGGCATCGGTGGGCGGGACGGATCCCCACGTGGCCGACCTAAGCCTTTGCGGCAAGCCCAGCTTCCTCGTCTGCCGGGGAAGAAAGTCTCCCGGTTTGACCGAAGTCGGCAGCTTGACAGACCTCAGACAACCCCACAGCCCAAATCTTCAGCACACCGCTCTTAAGGTCCAAGGCATTATGAAGCACCAACAGAACATAATCGAACTGGTTGATGATAGTAACAGGAATATGGCTGATCGGAGGGGATCGCGGACAGGGGATGACTACGAAAGTTAG